A single genomic interval of Terriglobus albidus harbors:
- a CDS encoding sugar ABC transporter ATP-binding protein — translation MSDVILQANGILKRYPGNIALDHVDFKLHRNAVNVLIGENGAGKSTLMRILSGVESCDEGTILLDGKPITLRSPRDAGAHGISIVHQELSVMPNLDISENIFAGRELTRAAMVDRKTEDTQSADALHRLHKPMPVNAQTAHLSLGCRQIVELARTIAHGSKILILDEPTSALSMAETESLFEVIEDLKRSGVTIVYISHRLHELLHLGDYFTVLRSGRVVGEAPRSEVTRQWIVERMSGRADTTDLQVRPAASTQAVLSVHQLELGSSAAGEESQAALHEISFTLHKGEVLGIYGLLGAGRTELLETLAGNRTPLEGSIQIEGRTLELNSVGSAVKAGIVLVPEDRQRDGLIPELSIRENVALAASHGPLLSRAHETELVRKLAKDLNIAANDLELPVTSLSGGNQQKVLIARCLMRNPRVLLLDEPTRGVDAGAKAEIYRILRKLAANGLSILFTSSEIEETRTLADRALVLCQGRIAAEFQHHQLTDEALFSAASPNVTTGSIA, via the coding sequence ATGAGCGACGTGATCCTGCAGGCAAACGGCATCTTGAAGCGCTACCCCGGAAACATCGCGCTCGACCATGTCGACTTCAAGTTGCACCGCAATGCAGTCAACGTACTGATCGGAGAGAACGGCGCCGGCAAATCTACTCTGATGCGCATCCTGTCGGGTGTAGAGTCGTGCGATGAAGGCACGATCCTGCTCGACGGTAAGCCGATCACTCTCCGCAGTCCGCGCGATGCCGGGGCACACGGCATCAGCATCGTGCACCAGGAGCTGAGCGTGATGCCGAACCTCGACATCAGCGAGAACATCTTCGCCGGCCGCGAGCTGACCCGTGCCGCCATGGTCGATCGCAAGACCGAAGACACCCAATCGGCCGATGCGCTCCATCGCCTGCATAAACCAATGCCGGTCAATGCGCAAACGGCTCATCTCTCGCTCGGCTGCCGGCAGATCGTCGAGCTCGCCCGGACCATCGCTCATGGATCAAAGATCCTGATCCTCGACGAACCCACCTCTGCTCTTTCGATGGCAGAAACAGAATCGCTCTTCGAGGTCATCGAAGACCTGAAACGCTCGGGCGTCACCATCGTTTACATCTCGCACCGTCTGCACGAGCTGCTGCACCTCGGTGACTACTTCACGGTCCTGCGCTCCGGCCGCGTCGTCGGCGAAGCTCCGCGTTCCGAGGTCACGCGGCAGTGGATCGTGGAACGTATGTCAGGCCGCGCCGACACCACAGATCTACAAGTCCGTCCCGCTGCCTCCACCCAGGCCGTGCTATCCGTCCATCAGTTGGAGCTCGGCTCCTCCGCCGCGGGTGAAGAATCGCAGGCAGCTCTGCACGAGATCTCATTCACTCTCCACAAGGGTGAGGTCCTGGGCATCTACGGCCTTCTCGGAGCGGGTAGAACCGAACTGCTGGAGACGCTCGCGGGAAACCGCACACCCCTCGAGGGTTCCATCCAGATCGAAGGCCGCACGCTCGAGCTGAACTCCGTTGGCAGCGCGGTTAAGGCAGGCATTGTGCTTGTCCCCGAAGATCGCCAGCGCGACGGCCTCATTCCCGAACTGTCGATCCGCGAGAACGTCGCCCTCGCTGCTTCGCACGGCCCATTGCTCTCACGCGCGCACGAGACCGAGTTAGTCCGAAAGCTGGCGAAAGACCTCAACATCGCGGCCAACGATCTCGAGCTGCCGGTCACCTCGCTTTCGGGCGGCAATCAGCAAAAGGTCCTGATCGCGCGCTGCCTCATGCGGAACCCGCGCGTTCTGCTGCTCGACGAACCGACACGCGGTGTCGATGCAGGAGCGAAAGCCGAGATCTATCGCATCCTTCGCAAGCTGGCCGCGAATGGCCTGAGTATTCTCTTCACCTCTTCCGAGATTGAAGAGACGCGAACGCTCGCCGACCGCGCCCTCGTCCTCTGCCAGGGACGCATTGCAGCCGAGTTTCAGCATCATCAGTTGACCGACGAAGCGCTCTTCTCCGCAGCCAGTCCGAATGTGACCACAGGAAGCATCGCATGA
- a CDS encoding ABC transporter permease, translating into MTSISATLSSSDRLASSGARIALILLRARAVLVLVLLLILFSAMAPSFLTTANLSILTKHVAISAILAIGMTFVILSGGIDLSVGSVAGLGGMAAGYILTQGITLGGTTYHPGVFVAILATIALCLIVGALNGWLVSRAGVAPFIATLGTLYIARGSALLMSNGKTFPNLAAHAPSFAFIGQSFLLRIPIPVWLMFALFAVAAFIAAKTPFGRHVYAIGGNERAARLAGIVVPRVKMYTFLFSAFCASLVGLIIASQLEAAHPATGESFELNAIAAVVLGGTSLMGGRGSVTGSLIGAFVIGVLADGLVMLGVSEFWQIVIKGVVIVLAVAIDQLQSRLQAKFLPLLLRSNPEAGA; encoded by the coding sequence ATGACCTCTATCTCCGCCACGCTCTCATCGTCCGATCGTCTGGCCAGCAGTGGAGCCCGCATCGCACTCATCCTGCTGCGTGCCCGCGCTGTCCTCGTGCTGGTATTGCTGCTCATCCTGTTCTCTGCCATGGCGCCGAGCTTCCTTACGACAGCCAATCTCTCCATCCTGACAAAGCACGTCGCCATCTCCGCCATTCTTGCCATAGGCATGACCTTCGTCATCCTCTCCGGAGGCATCGACCTGTCGGTCGGCTCGGTTGCCGGCCTGGGCGGCATGGCCGCTGGCTACATCCTCACCCAGGGCATCACCCTCGGTGGGACGACCTATCATCCCGGCGTTTTCGTTGCCATCCTGGCCACCATTGCGCTTTGCCTGATCGTCGGCGCGTTGAATGGATGGCTGGTCTCCCGCGCCGGTGTCGCTCCTTTTATCGCCACCCTGGGCACGCTATACATCGCGCGGGGTTCTGCCCTGCTGATGTCCAACGGTAAGACCTTCCCGAACCTTGCCGCGCACGCCCCTTCCTTTGCCTTCATCGGCCAGAGCTTTCTGCTACGCATTCCTATCCCGGTCTGGCTGATGTTCGCGCTGTTTGCCGTCGCAGCCTTCATCGCAGCGAAAACACCATTCGGACGCCACGTCTACGCCATCGGCGGTAATGAACGCGCTGCCCGCCTGGCCGGCATTGTTGTGCCGCGCGTGAAGATGTACACCTTCCTCTTCTCCGCCTTCTGCGCTTCGCTCGTTGGGCTCATCATCGCCTCGCAGCTCGAAGCCGCTCACCCGGCTACAGGAGAGAGCTTTGAGCTGAATGCCATCGCCGCGGTCGTTCTGGGAGGCACGTCGTTGATGGGCGGACGCGGCTCCGTCACCGGCTCACTGATCGGAGCGTTCGTTATCGGCGTGCTCGCCGACGGGCTGGTCATGCTCGGCGTCTCTGAGTTCTGGCAGATCGTCATCAAGGGAGTCGTCATCGTCCTTGCGGTCGCCATCGATCAGCTCCAGTCGCGGCTGCAGGCAAAGTTCCTGCCTCTGCTGCTCCGCTCCAACCCCGAGGCCGGAGCATGA